One genomic window of Legionella jordanis includes the following:
- the prmC gene encoding peptide chain release factor N(5)-glutamine methyltransferase, giving the protein MRIKEALSQARKQLEEYSDSARLDSEVLLAHILQKNRSFLYAYSDSELSQAQWQTYQRFIHQRQQGMPVAYLTGIREFWSLPLKVSEDTLIPRPETELVVELTLALLADKTHAEILDLGTGSGAIALACAHERPKWHIIACDCSLAAIQVAEENASRLNLNNISFYHSNWFENIPAEPVFDAIVANPPYIAAHDPHLAQGDVRYEPKLALVSEEEGLYALKHIIKHSIARLKPGGLLLVEHGFDQKSAVTSMLKDYGYTQIQCWQDNQANDRVSGGKRE; this is encoded by the coding sequence ATGCGGATTAAAGAGGCTTTGTCTCAAGCGAGAAAGCAACTTGAAGAGTATAGCGACAGTGCACGCTTGGATTCAGAAGTTTTGCTCGCTCATATTTTGCAGAAAAATCGCAGTTTTCTTTATGCCTACTCAGACAGTGAGCTCAGCCAAGCTCAATGGCAAACTTATCAAAGATTCATTCATCAACGGCAACAAGGTATGCCAGTGGCCTATCTTACAGGCATACGAGAGTTTTGGTCTTTACCACTTAAAGTAAGCGAGGACACACTCATACCACGGCCCGAAACCGAACTGGTGGTGGAGTTAACTTTGGCTTTATTGGCTGATAAAACCCATGCCGAAATTCTGGATTTAGGAACAGGTAGCGGTGCCATTGCCTTAGCCTGCGCCCATGAACGACCCAAATGGCATATTATTGCTTGCGATTGCAGCTTGGCCGCTATTCAAGTTGCTGAAGAAAATGCTTCCAGATTGAATTTAAACAACATCAGTTTTTACCATTCCAATTGGTTTGAAAACATTCCAGCCGAACCCGTTTTTGATGCCATTGTCGCAAATCCACCCTACATTGCAGCTCACGATCCTCATTTAGCTCAGGGCGATGTGCGATATGAGCCCAAACTTGCCTTAGTGAGCGAGGAAGAAGGGCTTTATGCATTAAAACATATTATTAAACATAGTATTGCTAGGCTTAAGCCTGGCGGGCTATTATTAGTAGAGCATGGCTTTGATCAAAAATCTGCAGTAACGTCTATGCTTAAGGATTATGGGTACACTCAGATTCAATGTTGGCAGGACAACCAGGCTAATGATCGTGTTAGTGGCGGCAAACGGGAATAA
- the prfA gene encoding peptide chain release factor 1 — protein sequence MKKSLELKLEQMFERFQEVGRLLSEASVIADHNQFKNLSKEYAHLEPIANCYNNYLQARENLNSLEELLRGEDKELAAMAEDEIDAARGKLNELEDELQLHLIPKDPEDNCNVYLEIRAGTGGDEAAIFAGDLFRMYHRYAENQGWQMEIISANHGEHGGYKEIIALINGQSVYSQLKFESGAHRVQRVPETESQGRVHTSACTVAVLPEVEEINDIEISADELRIDTYRSSGAGGQHVNKTDSAIRITHLPTGIVVECQDERSQHKNRAKAMALLKTRLLDAEQSKQRQQQAETRKSLVGTGDRSERIRTYNFPQGRLTDHRINLTLYQLTDIMEGHLSPVIDALQREYQAELLAELGQHDAD from the coding sequence ATGAAAAAATCCCTTGAACTTAAGCTTGAACAGATGTTTGAGCGTTTTCAGGAAGTTGGTCGCTTGCTTTCTGAAGCATCGGTCATTGCTGATCACAATCAATTTAAAAATTTATCCAAAGAGTATGCTCATCTCGAGCCTATTGCCAATTGCTACAACAACTATTTGCAAGCCCGAGAGAATTTAAATTCCCTCGAGGAATTGCTACGCGGAGAAGATAAAGAATTGGCTGCCATGGCTGAGGATGAGATCGATGCAGCCCGTGGCAAACTCAATGAATTGGAAGATGAGTTACAGTTGCATCTTATTCCCAAAGATCCAGAGGATAATTGCAACGTCTATCTAGAAATACGAGCTGGTACCGGTGGCGATGAAGCCGCCATTTTTGCTGGCGATTTATTTCGGATGTATCACCGCTATGCAGAAAATCAGGGTTGGCAAATGGAGATTATTAGCGCCAATCATGGAGAGCATGGCGGGTATAAAGAAATCATTGCCCTCATTAACGGTCAGTCGGTGTATTCGCAATTAAAATTCGAATCGGGAGCCCACCGGGTGCAGCGGGTTCCTGAAACGGAATCCCAAGGCCGCGTACACACGTCAGCCTGCACTGTAGCAGTTTTACCCGAAGTAGAAGAAATCAATGACATTGAAATCAGTGCCGATGAACTACGAATTGACACCTATCGTTCCTCAGGCGCAGGGGGACAGCACGTTAATAAAACCGATTCTGCCATTCGCATTACCCATTTACCAACGGGTATTGTGGTGGAGTGCCAGGATGAACGCTCGCAACATAAAAACCGGGCCAAGGCCATGGCTCTTCTTAAAACCAGATTGTTAGATGCTGAACAAAGTAAACAACGGCAACAACAAGCCGAAACGCGCAAGTCTTTGGTAGGCACAGGCGATCGTTCCGAACGAATTCGAACCTATAATTTCCCTCAAGGTCGTTTGACGGATCACCGCATTAATTTAACCCTCTACCAACTGACGGATATCATGGAGGGTCATTTATCCCCGGTTATTGATGCCCTGCAGCGTGAATATCAAGCAGAATTGCTGGCAGAGCTGGGTCAACACGATGCGGATTAA
- the hemA gene encoding glutamyl-tRNA reductase, which produces MVFVACGLNHKTAPLTVREKIALPLPMQESLLQNLVSLPAVNEAAMLSTCNRTEIYCETDNPEYLVPWLAEQHQLETESLSPYLYLHPGHHGIRHTLRVASGLDSMMLGEPQILGQMKQAYQHACRIGTVKSSLRSVFQYVFRASKRIRTRSGIGNNPVSIAYAAVQLVGALFPDYSKLRVFIIGSGETASLVAKYLHKQGVTRFLVASRTKEHAKQLAAVFDGEALTIADIPQYLSEADVIISATACPLPFINKNLVEHALAKRQGQDMFFLDLAVPRDIEANVAELDHVHLYNIDDLQNKIEKGMDERREAALEAEQLVDSELDNFMRWHRSLRAKNLICNYRDYMQSLAQTELQRAQAKLSAGHDQNRVLQELCDRLVNKLTHHPTVGLKQVASEGHEELLDLAKYLFNPSMNPISI; this is translated from the coding sequence ATGGTCTTTGTTGCTTGTGGACTGAATCATAAGACTGCACCATTAACTGTGCGTGAAAAAATTGCATTGCCTTTGCCTATGCAAGAATCATTGCTGCAAAACTTAGTCAGTCTTCCGGCTGTTAATGAAGCCGCCATGCTGTCCACCTGCAATCGCACTGAAATTTATTGTGAAACAGATAACCCTGAATACCTGGTACCTTGGCTGGCCGAGCAGCATCAATTAGAAACTGAAAGCCTCTCCCCCTATTTATATCTTCATCCTGGCCATCATGGAATTCGCCATACCCTAAGAGTAGCCAGTGGGCTTGACTCCATGATGCTAGGTGAGCCACAAATTTTGGGACAGATGAAGCAAGCTTACCAACACGCTTGCCGCATTGGTACTGTTAAAAGCAGTCTCCGTTCTGTTTTTCAATATGTTTTTAGGGCAAGTAAACGAATACGCACCCGCAGCGGCATTGGCAATAATCCTGTGTCCATTGCCTACGCTGCAGTACAACTCGTAGGGGCTTTATTTCCTGATTACAGCAAGCTAAGAGTATTCATCATAGGTTCTGGAGAAACGGCGAGCCTGGTTGCTAAATACTTACATAAGCAAGGTGTAACACGCTTTCTGGTAGCCAGTCGTACCAAGGAGCATGCCAAACAACTGGCTGCAGTATTTGATGGGGAAGCACTAACGATTGCTGACATTCCTCAATATCTTTCCGAAGCCGATGTGATTATTTCGGCCACTGCCTGTCCCCTGCCATTCATCAACAAAAATCTGGTGGAACATGCCCTGGCGAAACGCCAAGGGCAAGACATGTTTTTCCTGGATTTGGCCGTACCTAGAGACATCGAAGCGAATGTTGCTGAATTGGACCATGTCCATCTTTACAACATCGATGATCTACAAAATAAAATAGAAAAAGGAATGGATGAACGACGAGAGGCAGCCCTTGAAGCTGAACAATTGGTTGATAGCGAGCTGGATAATTTCATGCGTTGGCACCGCTCCTTACGTGCAAAAAATTTGATTTGCAACTATCGAGATTACATGCAAAGTTTGGCACAAACAGAATTACAGCGCGCCCAGGCGAAATTATCAGCTGGCCATGACCAAAATCGAGTATTGCAGGAACTTTGTGATCGTCTTGTAAATAAGTTGACGCATCATCCAACCGTAGGCTTAAAGCAAGTTGCCTCAGAAGGCCATGAGGAATTGCTTGATTTGGCAAAATATTTATTTAATCCTTCCATGAACCCAATTTCAATATGA
- a CDS encoding M50 family metallopeptidase, translating into MLWGLLAILLTLILVVGIHEAGHALAARVFSVKIQRIFIGFGKPLMRWRSQSGIEWGWGIWPLGGYVLLLNTRIQPVPEEQWPYCFDKKPIWIRCVILVSGALANLLCSILAFSLMFTLGFRQVPPIVQEVAPNSIAAQAGLQSGDVVLQFDGHSVSSWQEAGMAIIMSLGQKEVGISVKDKRGSMRYAKMDLSSWRYLPQNRYLLTSLGIKPLPAKWAGYEFRRENPGLAILHALKKVWQLLVFFLVMIKLLLTGVLPFALLLGPIGLLSISAQSFLQGLAVFLNFIGTLGLAVAVINLFPIPGLDGGSIVYALIEKIRGKPVSKEMEILLQQLFAIVFVIVMIQLLLNDAKRYFQ; encoded by the coding sequence ATGCTATGGGGCTTGTTGGCAATTCTGCTTACGTTAATTTTGGTGGTTGGCATTCATGAAGCAGGTCATGCCCTGGCAGCGCGAGTTTTCTCCGTTAAAATTCAACGCATTTTCATTGGTTTTGGTAAACCTCTAATGCGCTGGCGAAGCCAGTCAGGCATTGAATGGGGGTGGGGTATTTGGCCTTTGGGCGGCTATGTTTTGCTATTAAACACACGCATTCAGCCTGTGCCCGAGGAGCAGTGGCCGTATTGCTTTGATAAAAAGCCCATATGGATTCGCTGTGTTATCCTTGTGTCGGGTGCTTTGGCTAATTTATTGTGCAGTATTTTGGCTTTTAGTTTGATGTTTACTTTAGGGTTTCGTCAAGTTCCCCCCATCGTGCAAGAGGTTGCCCCCAATAGCATTGCTGCTCAGGCAGGCCTTCAATCCGGGGATGTTGTACTTCAATTCGATGGTCATTCAGTGAGCTCCTGGCAGGAGGCCGGGATGGCAATTATCATGTCGCTTGGGCAGAAAGAGGTGGGGATTTCTGTAAAAGATAAACGTGGTAGCATGCGTTATGCAAAAATGGATTTAAGCAGCTGGCGTTATCTACCCCAAAACCGCTATTTATTAACCAGCCTGGGTATAAAGCCTTTGCCTGCGAAATGGGCCGGCTATGAATTTAGACGAGAAAACCCGGGCTTAGCCATTCTTCATGCGTTAAAGAAAGTCTGGCAATTACTTGTTTTTTTTCTGGTAATGATCAAGTTATTATTGACCGGTGTGTTACCGTTTGCATTACTTCTCGGGCCAATCGGATTGTTAAGCATTTCTGCCCAATCCTTTTTGCAAGGATTGGCCGTATTCCTAAATTTTATTGGTACCTTGGGATTGGCCGTAGCTGTGATTAATCTTTTTCCAATTCCCGGACTGGATGGTGGTTCCATTGTTTATGCTCTTATCGAGAAAATTCGGGGGAAACCCGTGTCTAAGGAAATGGAAATCCTATTGCAACAATTATTCGCCATTGTGTTTGTTATCGTTATGATTCAGCTCTTGTTGAATGATGCCAAACGGTATTTTCAATAG
- a CDS encoding ComF family protein, producing MTSIPQKLRLPSVCVVCQQYHRNSCAVCQICLGLFSRLTQACRYCAFPLPDDNFPICGTCSKIKPHFDAAFIAYRFEEPLRTLLHDYKYNSALFLRKVLAKLMLDALPDSGLNSECLIPVPLHSQRLKDRGFNQSAELCKLLSRHTGIPYHLNLCRKIRPTEAQMTLNIRKRQKNLTNAFAVEARNYKHITLVDDLLTTGNTVQQISKLFKEQGVEHIDVWCCARAVKD from the coding sequence ATGACCAGTATACCACAAAAGCTGCGTTTACCTTCAGTTTGTGTCGTTTGCCAGCAATATCATCGCAACTCCTGTGCCGTATGTCAGATTTGCCTGGGATTATTTTCCAGATTAACCCAAGCCTGCCGCTACTGCGCTTTTCCCTTACCAGACGATAATTTTCCAATTTGCGGAACTTGCAGCAAAATCAAACCGCATTTTGATGCTGCTTTTATCGCCTATCGTTTTGAAGAACCTTTACGCACCTTGTTACATGACTACAAATACAATTCTGCTCTCTTCCTTCGCAAAGTGTTAGCGAAGCTGATGCTTGATGCCTTACCCGATAGCGGATTAAATAGCGAGTGTTTGATCCCTGTTCCTTTGCATTCTCAACGATTAAAGGACAGGGGTTTTAATCAATCGGCTGAGCTTTGTAAATTGCTGTCTAGACACACAGGGATTCCCTATCATTTAAATTTATGCAGGAAAATCAGGCCAACAGAAGCGCAAATGACGTTAAATATTAGAAAAAGACAAAAGAATTTAACCAATGCCTTTGCCGTGGAAGCGCGCAATTACAAGCATATTACTCTGGTTGACGATTTGCTTACTACCGGCAACACGGTTCAACAGATTAGTAAGCTGTTTAAAGAACAAGGGGTGGAACACATTGACGTATGGTGTTGTGCGCGTGCTGTTAAAGACTGA
- the bioC gene encoding malonyl-ACP O-methyltransferase BioC, translated as MKTTVEICNTFNKHAQEYEQAAKIQNEVGQRLFDRLQYLKIAPRYVLDLGCGTGLFSRQLKKRYPKAEIIGLDLASVMLKEAKRKQGWLNQWPLVNADMMQLPFATGTFDLIFANQVIHWGQPLELLIRELNRVMNNQGCLMFSTLGPDTFKELKIAWKQADAYAHTNEFLDMHDLGDCLLRERFLDPVVDMELLSVHYSTLKQLLANLKAQGVRNINQQRNEGLTGKHSWEKFEQSYESLRTEAGKYPLTYEIVYGHAWKGSQRLVTKGTETFIPIADILKSPANE; from the coding sequence ATGAAGACCACAGTTGAAATTTGCAACACCTTTAATAAGCATGCGCAAGAATATGAACAAGCGGCCAAAATACAAAATGAAGTTGGCCAACGTCTATTCGACCGCTTACAATATCTAAAAATTGCTCCACGCTATGTACTTGATTTGGGTTGCGGGACGGGTCTTTTTAGTCGCCAGCTGAAGAAACGATACCCAAAGGCAGAAATTATTGGCCTTGATCTGGCTTCTGTCATGCTGAAAGAGGCTAAAAGAAAACAAGGCTGGCTAAATCAATGGCCATTGGTCAATGCTGACATGATGCAGCTTCCTTTTGCGACAGGGACGTTTGATCTGATTTTTGCAAATCAAGTCATTCATTGGGGACAGCCCTTGGAGCTGCTCATTCGCGAATTGAATCGGGTGATGAATAATCAGGGTTGCTTAATGTTTTCTACTCTTGGCCCTGATACTTTCAAAGAACTTAAAATCGCCTGGAAACAGGCCGATGCCTACGCCCATACGAACGAATTTTTAGATATGCATGATCTAGGTGATTGCTTGTTAAGAGAGCGTTTTCTGGATCCAGTTGTCGATATGGAGCTTCTTTCAGTCCATTATTCGACTCTGAAGCAGTTACTGGCAAATTTAAAAGCACAAGGGGTACGCAACATCAATCAACAGCGAAACGAAGGTTTAACCGGAAAACACTCCTGGGAAAAATTTGAGCAGTCTTATGAAAGTTTAAGGACTGAGGCTGGAAAATACCCGTTAACCTATGAAATTGTATATGGACATGCCTGGAAAGGCTCGCAACGACTTGTCACCAAAGGTACCGAAACCTTTATCCCGATAGCCGATATTTTAAAATCCCCCGCGAATGAGTGA
- the phhA gene encoding phenylalanine 4-monooxygenase, whose amino-acid sequence MEFVSRYVSHKPDEQGRVNYSREEHSVWQVLYERQIKIVQGRACDEFLKGLDSLGLSSSEIPQLPEVSQRLFALTGWQVAPVAALISAQEFFQLLAERRFPAATFIRCMEELDYVQEPDIFHELFGHCPMLTDPVYADFVCNYARRVLSLPQEAWPLLQRLFWFTVEFGLIKTDKGLRAYGGGILSSISETPYSVESDAAMRVLFDPVVAFRTPYRIDMLQPVYFVIDNYQELYNFVESDITALMDRAKELGEYPPFFPIDKNNPSIHILAC is encoded by the coding sequence ATGGAATTTGTCAGCCGCTACGTTTCTCACAAACCGGATGAACAGGGTCGGGTTAACTATTCCAGAGAAGAGCATTCAGTTTGGCAAGTGCTCTATGAACGGCAAATTAAAATTGTGCAAGGAAGAGCTTGCGATGAGTTTCTAAAGGGTTTGGACAGCCTTGGACTGTCTTCTTCTGAAATTCCACAGTTGCCAGAAGTCAGTCAGCGCCTTTTTGCCTTAACCGGTTGGCAAGTGGCTCCGGTTGCAGCTTTAATTTCGGCTCAGGAATTCTTTCAACTGCTGGCTGAACGTCGTTTTCCAGCTGCTACCTTCATTCGCTGCATGGAAGAATTAGACTACGTGCAAGAGCCAGATATTTTTCATGAGCTTTTTGGCCATTGCCCTATGCTAACCGATCCAGTATATGCGGATTTTGTCTGTAATTATGCCCGTCGAGTGCTCAGTTTGCCTCAAGAAGCCTGGCCTCTTTTACAACGTCTGTTTTGGTTTACCGTTGAGTTTGGTTTAATCAAAACCGATAAAGGACTGCGTGCCTACGGTGGCGGTATTTTATCTTCCATCAGCGAAACCCCTTACAGCGTTGAGAGTGATGCGGCCATGCGGGTTTTGTTTGACCCTGTGGTTGCTTTCCGCACTCCTTATCGCATTGACATGCTGCAGCCCGTTTATTTTGTTATTGACAACTATCAAGAGCTTTACAATTTTGTGGAGTCCGATATAACAGCATTAATGGATCGGGCTAAAGAATTGGGTGAATATCCGCCATTCTTCCCCATCGATAAAAATAACCCAAGCATCCACATCCTGGCCTGCTAA
- the letA gene encoding two-component system response regulator LetA: protein MIKVLIVDDHALVRMGIRRLLEDMPDVEVVADAESGEQALTLVKSHKPDVVLLDMKMPGIDGWEVTRRLKKTNPLVKVIAVTAVCAEPMPTRVLQLGAMGYLTKESGAEEMAAAIRKVARGEKYLSAEIAQKMAINSLEATQDSPFDSLSEREMQVMLMITSGMTVQDIADRLFLSSKTINGYRYRMFEKLGIKNDVELTFLAMKHRVIEQPNDALHDEH, encoded by the coding sequence TTGATAAAAGTTCTAATTGTTGATGACCATGCCCTAGTCAGAATGGGTATTCGACGATTATTGGAAGATATGCCAGATGTTGAGGTGGTAGCAGACGCTGAAAGTGGCGAACAAGCTTTAACGTTAGTCAAATCCCATAAACCTGATGTGGTACTGCTGGATATGAAAATGCCAGGGATAGATGGTTGGGAGGTGACAAGGCGTCTTAAGAAAACCAATCCTCTGGTTAAAGTGATTGCCGTTACGGCTGTCTGTGCTGAGCCAATGCCGACGCGTGTCCTGCAATTAGGGGCAATGGGTTATCTAACCAAAGAATCCGGCGCTGAAGAAATGGCCGCAGCCATTCGCAAAGTGGCAAGAGGTGAGAAATATTTAAGTGCCGAAATCGCGCAAAAAATGGCTATTAACAGTTTGGAAGCCACGCAAGACTCACCGTTTGATTCCCTATCTGAACGGGAAATGCAAGTGATGCTGATGATCACCAGTGGTATGACAGTACAGGATATTGCTGATCGTTTATTCTTGAGCTCCAAAACCATCAATGGCTATCGTTACCGCATGTTTGAAAAATTGGGTATTAAAAATGATGTGGAGTTGACGTTTCTGGCTATGAAACATCGAGTGATTGAACAACCCAATGATGCCTTGCATGATGAACATTAA
- the uvrC gene encoding excinuclease ABC subunit UvrC yields the protein MNSSDLTTFLANLSNDPGVYRMLDNEGTVLYVGKARDLKKRVSSYFNKQNTGGKTRSLVSQIADIEVSITRSETEALLLESNLIKALRPKYNVLLRDDKSYPYIHVTGHEFPRMELYRSKKKPQKGEFYGPFPSVAAVRDTLSTIQKVFKIRNCRDSYFNARSRPCLQYQIKRCGAPCTGYISAEEYKQALMDARRFLQGKSQLILDDLEKRMEQAVSHLAFEEAASLRDQIKSLRLIQEQQGVVQLRGDADVIAIEAQPGFACIQCVTIRDGRVLASNSFFPTVPQREFVEDEQAENDLWQQVFEAFIAFYYIDTPQRIPELILSNQAIDDLKALETMLSELRGKRCQIQTKPRGVKARWMDFALNNLNLSVADHIASSATMKKRYDALGQFLQRQQAIDRMECFDISHTQGEATVASCVVFDSEGPKKSDYRRFNIHGITPGDDYAAMEQALTRRFKKLLQEQNLPDVLIIDGGKGQVAVAKRIFEQLGIFSVTLLGIAKGPERKAGWERLILSSEDRELSLPADSPALHLLQHIRDEAHRFAITSHRKKRQSSSLDSSLETIEGVGPKRRQALLRRFGGLRELARAPIEEIAKVNGINEALARRIYEHFHQ from the coding sequence ATGAATTCCTCAGATTTGACGACCTTTCTTGCTAATTTAAGTAATGATCCTGGTGTTTATCGCATGCTCGATAACGAAGGGACAGTTCTTTATGTGGGTAAGGCACGCGACTTAAAGAAGCGGGTTAGCAGCTATTTTAATAAGCAAAATACAGGGGGCAAAACCCGTTCTTTAGTCAGTCAAATCGCTGATATTGAAGTCAGCATTACTCGTAGTGAGACTGAAGCGTTACTGCTGGAGAGTAATTTAATCAAAGCGCTGCGCCCAAAATACAATGTATTGCTAAGAGACGACAAATCCTACCCCTATATTCATGTCACTGGCCATGAATTTCCTCGAATGGAGCTTTATCGAAGTAAGAAAAAGCCCCAAAAAGGGGAGTTCTATGGGCCATTTCCCAGCGTTGCAGCGGTTCGCGATACATTAAGTACCATTCAGAAAGTTTTTAAGATCAGGAATTGTCGAGACAGCTATTTTAATGCCCGCTCACGTCCTTGCTTGCAATATCAAATTAAACGTTGCGGCGCGCCTTGTACAGGTTACATTTCTGCTGAGGAATACAAACAGGCGCTTATGGATGCAAGACGTTTCCTGCAAGGGAAATCGCAACTTATCCTCGATGATTTGGAAAAAAGGATGGAGCAAGCCGTATCGCATCTTGCCTTTGAAGAAGCAGCCAGCCTGCGGGATCAAATCAAGAGTTTGCGTTTAATCCAGGAGCAGCAAGGGGTGGTTCAACTCAGGGGGGATGCGGATGTGATTGCCATCGAAGCGCAACCTGGGTTTGCTTGCATACAATGTGTCACTATTCGAGATGGGCGTGTTCTGGCAAGCAACAGCTTCTTCCCTACGGTACCTCAGCGAGAGTTTGTTGAAGATGAACAAGCTGAGAACGATTTATGGCAGCAGGTTTTTGAAGCGTTTATTGCCTTTTACTATATTGATACGCCACAAAGAATCCCAGAACTTATTTTAAGCAATCAGGCCATTGATGATCTGAAAGCTCTGGAAACGATGTTGAGTGAATTGCGTGGTAAACGGTGTCAAATCCAAACAAAACCAAGAGGCGTAAAAGCTCGGTGGATGGATTTTGCTCTTAATAATTTAAATCTATCCGTGGCCGACCATATAGCTTCCTCGGCCACCATGAAAAAACGGTATGATGCCTTAGGGCAATTTTTACAACGCCAGCAAGCCATTGACCGAATGGAATGCTTTGATATAAGCCATACCCAAGGGGAAGCAACGGTTGCTTCTTGTGTGGTTTTTGACAGTGAAGGCCCCAAAAAAAGTGATTATCGACGTTTTAACATTCATGGCATTACCCCCGGTGATGATTACGCCGCCATGGAGCAAGCCCTTACCCGGCGCTTCAAGAAACTGTTACAAGAGCAAAATTTGCCGGATGTTCTGATTATTGATGGCGGTAAAGGGCAAGTTGCGGTCGCAAAGCGCATTTTTGAGCAATTGGGAATTTTTTCAGTAACTCTACTTGGCATAGCCAAGGGGCCAGAACGGAAAGCAGGTTGGGAGCGTCTTATTTTATCGAGTGAAGACCGAGAGTTAAGTTTGCCTGCTGATTCACCAGCACTGCATTTACTGCAGCACATTCGCGACGAGGCCCACCGCTTTGCAATCACTTCTCATCGTAAAAAACGGCAAAGCAGCAGTCTGGATTCTTCGCTGGAAACCATAGAAGGCGTTGGCCCCAAAAGACGGCAGGCACTATTACGCCGCTTTGGCGGATTGCGTGAGTTGGCCCGTGCCCCTATTGAGGAAATTGCCAAGGTAAATGGCATTAATGAAGCATTGGCAAGAAGAATTTATGAGCATTTTCATCAATAG